One region of Desmodus rotundus isolate HL8 chromosome 11, HLdesRot8A.1, whole genome shotgun sequence genomic DNA includes:
- the LOC128779521 gene encoding uncharacterized protein isoform X2, whose translation MGVGPGGHRPANSRSQGESAPHPLRRPQTYLQGLRVSWTAATGQRADAEAAGSPPREPKYPGGHRAGRDAGGLPRASAARREGRGDLALPSALGRCLRRRHFGFHSVSPPPHSAAGFPDVGISRRRLRGGRGLGAFARPAASGERRPRPPARRPSTAPRCVACGAPASRCPGPF comes from the coding sequence ATGGGCGTGGGCCCCGGCGGCCACCGCCCCGCCAACTCCCGCTCGCAAGGAGAGAGTGCGCCCCACCCGCTACGCCGGCCCCAGACCTACCTGCAGGGATTGCGGGTCTCCTGGACAGCGGCCACGGGCCAGAGAGCGGACGCCGAGGCGGCCGGAAGCCCTCCCAGGGAGCCTAAGTATCCCGGGGGACACAGGGCGGGGAGAGACGCCGGGGGGCTTCCGCGGGCCAGCGCGGCCCGTCGCGAGGGTCGCGGGGACCTGGCTCTCCCCTCAGCACTAGGCCGTTGCCTCCGTCGCCGCCATTTTGGCTTCCACTCGGTGTCGCCGCCGCCGCACTCCGCCGCGGGTTTCCCGGATGTGGGCATTTCCCGGCGTCGCTTGCGCGGGGGCCGAGGACTGGGGGCTTTTGCCCGCCCGGCCGCCAGCGGAGAGCGCCGCCCGCGGCCTCCTGCCCGCCGCCCGTCCACGGCTCCTCGGTGTGTCGCCTGCGGCGCCCCCGCCTCGCGCTGCCCAG